TCCGTACAGCACAGGAGGGCCTGCAGCTTCTTGCGCGGAACCAGTTCTCTGAGACCCTGCTTCTCCTGGCAGCTGCTGTGGACGCAGAGTTTCAGTCGCTGTGGCATCCCCAGAGCCAGTGAACAGAGAACTGCACAGATGTAAATTGTTAGGGGACTCTCTGAAACtctgtctttttcattcttttgagagTTCAGTGATCTGGAAGAGAGAAATATTCAGGAAATTGGGGCAAGTTAAGAACCGCTGTCTTAGCGATAAGGGTGGGCTGTTGGGACTTAGAGAGCATGTAGGCCTGGTGCGCTACTCCCATGTGCCTCGGGTGCCAGTCTCCATCCGTCTGTCCCCCGTGTGCTGCGTTGGGCTTTCACTCCAGCATTTCCAGAGTTGTAAACTCGTGCACTGTCATGCTGTAGGAGAAAAGGCCACGAGGCCCTGTGTGTGGGAGAGAGGCTAGGCAGAGGGCAGTGAGTTGAGGTTTCTCTGGATCGCTCACTCTGGACTAGGGAACTCCCAGGGTGGGTGTGTGTTTCCTTCGTTCCTGCAGGCCGAAGAAGAGCAGGCATGCCCAGTGcctcaggaagaggaggaggaggtgcgGGTGCTGACACTGCCCCTGCAAGCCCACCATGCCATGGAGAAGATGGAGGAGTTTGTGTATAAGGTCCTGTCCTGGAAGGGGGAGGGCAGGCTCACCTGGGCTCCCCCCACCTGGCAGGCATGCGCTGGGGGGAGGAGCTTTCACTTCTGTGCATGGGCTTGGTTTTCTTTACGGCGAAGTAAATCGAGGGGAATCTGGCTAAATTTTTACTGCCTACTGTGTTGGCGTTGctcaaaatatattctaaagcaGGAGTCCTTAACTCTCTTTGCTATCAGTGCCTTTGGCAGTCATCAAAATATTAGAATGTGATACAGTAACACGGCACCTTTATTAATACGTTAACTATGCGTGACAAgctataatgtattttattagaatttataATTTCCAAGTGGTAATGAGTAGAAACAATATTTTGATGTCTGCAAAACGACTGTATGAAAATATCTGATTTCTATTGGTGACAGAGTCACAAATTCTAATACTAGACTTGCTCACACTTACAGCTGAGGGAAATGGTAAGTTTAGTTAAAgtgattgaaagaaaaaattttttttccatccaaATTTCCAACACTGTCCATTGTCCATACGTCCCAGGTTAAGAAGCCCTGCTCTGAAAAGTCATAGGCTCAACCCAGTGAGAGCTTAGCATCTAAAGGGGGGGAAAGGATGGACAGGCGGCCACCAGAGTCTCCGGGGGCAGAGgggtaaatgtatatttttaaaaccatatgtataatttccatttccttgtttTCATTCACTACATCTACctaattttaaaactcaagtaGCTGAAAAGAGGTCCTGCCATATTCTCTTTAGAGACTGAGAAACACTTATCTACTTACCTAAGCATATCCAGGTGAACTATCATGACACAGGAACAAAGCCATTAACGAGCCGTTGGTCCTGGGGCAGCCTCGCTCGTGCTGCGTCGTGGCTTCTCTGGCCCCGGCGTTCCCCGGGCCCTTCTGGAACTGGGCAGATGCTCTCCTTCACTCCTTGTCCGTGGGGAGGCTCGCGTCCTCCGGGCCCCCGCTTAGAGAGCGTGTGGTTCCAGGTCTGGGAGGGGCGCTGGCGGGTCATCCCGTATGACGTGCTTCCCGACTGGCTGAAGGACAACGACTACCTGCTGCACGGCCACAGGCCGCCCATGCCCTCCTTCCGGGCCTGCTTCAGAAGCATCTTCCGCATCCACACGGAGACCGGCAACATCTGGACCCACCTGCTCGGTGAGTGGTCTGGGGGGAAGAGCAGACTTTCTGTCTCCTTCGATGCCCAGTACTTGCATAGCCTTTTTTGTccatgggaaagaaaaacaacgtTGTTGTGACAGTTTGACAGCTGGCGTCGTGCCTTTAAACTACCAGTGAGCTTGCTGGGCCCTTCATCGCTGGTGTGTAAGACGGGGGTGCGGGGCCTAGAAGTGGGAGGAGACGACGTCCTCTGTGGTCAGAACCGTCCCCGGTGCAGGCAGCTCCTCCCACTTCATAATCCCCGTGGTAGAAACAGAACGCCAGCGTTTCAGAGGATGCTCTTTCTGTCTGGGTTTGTGTGACTGGTGCCGTTTTCTCCGGAAGTCGCCGACCGCGGTGCCCACAGCTCAGCCTGTGGCTTTAGTGCTGGTTTAAATCATCACACATGCCCTTTTTCCTCAGGCTTCTTTGCTCTCCGTCCTGTAGGTTTTGTGCTGTTTCTCTTTCTGGGAATCCTGACCATGCTCAGACCAAACATGTACTTCATGGCCCCCCTTCAGGAGAAGGTGGTGTTCGGGATGTTCTTCCTGGGCGCCGTGCTCTGCCTCAGCTTCTCCTGGCTCTTTCACACCGTCTATTGTCACTCAGAGAAGGTCTCGCGGACCTTTTCCAAGTGAGTGAGAAGAACGTCGGTGGGGAACGACCATGCACCGTTGTCACACCCTGTGACCCAGGTGCTGGCAGGGTCCTGGAAACTCCAGCAACTCCTAAAGATTCCCTGATGTGCCAGAGGAAGGGCTTTCTGTTGTGCGGGTATAAGAGGATCAGGAGGCTTTTCTCTTAAATCCTTCGTGAAAAGTTTCACTGCAGCCTCCTCAGCAGGTGGAGCCCAATTGTGGGTATATTTTCTCCCTGTGCAGTGCTGCCCTTTGTGAAACTTGGGGTACCAGTGGGCTGCTCTCTCGGACTGAGTACCCAGTCCTGGCCTACCTTCTTGGTGGCCCAAGCCGTTCAGGGCGTGGCACAGTTTCTGCGCTCCGACCTACCAGTCCAGTAGAGCTTATCTTTGCTGCCCGCATATTGCTGGAAGCCCCAGATGTCCATCCTCTAAGGCTCTCCTTATTCCCCAGTTCTGAGCCTGgagttctgtttgtttgcttgtttttgttgttgtcgttgttggttttggaggtgatggtgagttattttgtttttctcagtagCACCAGTAACaagaatacatttttatctttaagaAGTCGACTAAAACAGAACAGTACACCTTAGTAATACTCCCAAGTTAAGGGTTTTGTTTTCAGAACTCTGCCTATCAGAACTGGGGAATACTCAGAGCCCTTCCTGCATGGAAGCTGGAGACTGGCTGCATTGCAGTGGGATTCCTGAATTTAAGTATCCGTGAGGGGGATGTCGCTGTTCACAGCCAGGGGAAAGGGATGCAGTTCAGACTTTTCCACTGCGGAATAGACGTGCTTGACCTCGTGGGATTTTGATTCAGGGTAGAGGATAGACCGTGTGGGAagtgaggggctgggggcggtCCCAGCCGAGAGCAGCTGGAGACCAGAAAGGGCCAGCTACGGAAGCCCGGGGCCCTCCGCCCCCCCCACGCGTCTCGTCTGTGGCCCCGCAGACTGGACTACTCGGGGATCGCCCTGCTGATCATGGGGAGCTTTGTGCCCTGGCTCTACTACTCCTTCTACTGCTCGCCGCGCCCGCGCCTCATCTACCTCTCCGCCGTCTGCGTCCTGGGCATCTCTGCCATCGTTGCGGCCCAGTGGGACCGCTTTGCCACTCCCAAGCACCGGCACACAAGAGCAGGTGGGTCGGAGGACAGAGCGCAGACCTCATAGGTATCTGGACCTTGAGCCCAAGGGCTCCACCCCGGGCGCCCACCCAGACCCTCATCCGAGCTGAGAACTTGCAAAACAGCATGCATTTTCGAAGCTCAGTTCTCCCCCAGGTTCCATACTATTTcagtaaaatgttaataggaCAGATCAGTCCCAACCTGGTCAACGAGCTACAAGTATAGAAACGACTGCTCTTATATTTGGTTTGAGGAAGTTAAAACATGTACAGAGCAGTCACTGTAGTGACCTGAGGGTCACTGGGCTCGGTCCTGAGCTCAAACCAAGGGGCTAAAATTAAACCGCCCAAAGTTATTTTACTAAGGGAATGGAAGGCTTGGCTTGGTAAATAAAATACCTTGAGCATAAACACTGTTACCAAGTAACATGATAGCTGTGAGCCTACACATCTTCCTGTTGTCTCGTCCAGACTCAAGCCTTATTACTCGCAGCAGCACATCAATTAGCACTAGTCTTCGGTCCCTTCAGACTTAACATCTGCTGTGTTTTGaccttcatttaaaataattaagtattCGTCAGGTGCCAACCATGTGCCAGACCGATGCTCTACCGAGGCCGTCTGCAGACGTGGAGAGGCGGTCCCTGCCCTGCGGTTGCGTGTAGGGCGGTGGTGTTGAGCCAGCACCCGTTCTGTCCGTCCTGTTACTCGCTCTGTGTCCAGTGGCCACCGACGACCTCTAATCTGGATCTGTGTGTCTCCTCAGGAGGTCAGGGTCCTGACCTTAATGGGAAACCTGTCTTTCTCCTCCCTGGCTGGCAAACCACCCGAGGCCTCACCATGTCGCTTCTGTACCCAAGGCAGCCATCAGGAAGTTCTGACCTACATGGTCGCCTGGGCTGCTTCCCGGATAGTGAAGAGTGTGAGACGTTTGTTCTTGGCGCTCCTTAGGAGGGAATAGCTATATCAGCATCTACACAGCCTTCTTCCCATTCTGAATGTTAAAGAAACGTGTGCTGAGTGTTCTCCATCTTGCGCTAACTTTCCTGAACACGTGCTGTTCACCAGAAAGTAGCTCATCAGAGTGAGACAGCAGTGCCTTCCAAGCGGTACTGTTTCCATGCCTGACGCTCTGTGTCTGCTTTGTTCAGGGGTGTTCCTGGGGCTCGGCCTGAGCGGCGTCGTGCCCACCATGCACTTTACAATCGCGGAGGGCTTTGTCAAGGCCACCACGGTGGGCCAGATGGGCTGGTTCTTCCTCATGGCTGTGATGTACATCACCGGAGCCGGCCTTTATGCCGCGCGGATTCCCGAGCGCTTCTTCCCTGGGAAATTCGACATATGGGTAAGAAACGACACTTCAGCGGGGCCTGTGGCGGTGAGACCGGCCCGCAGGTGGAGCTCGGAGGCAGGGGCAGTGAGAGACGTGGCTCAGGTAGTGTCTGAGGGTGCACACGAGTTCCTACATGCATGTCCGTGCGTGTAGGTGGGAGAATGGCGGGGAGGGCAGTGACCAATTTTGTAACATTTTGGCGTATCCCTGACAGggctgaaaaattttttttctccaacaaaTTTATCACTTTTATGAGGTAAAAAATTTTAGGGAGGAACGAGGAGAGGCGAGTGCCTTCTCCACTCCCTCCGGCCTTCCGTGCCGTCACGTCACCGAGTCCCTCTCTTGTGCCCCCGCAGTTCCAGTCTCATCAGATCTTCCACGTCCTCGTGGTGGCAGCCGCCTTCGTCCACTTCTACGGGGTCTCCAACCTTCAGGAGTTCCGATACGGCCTGGAAGGGGGCTGTACTGACGACTCCCTCCTCTGAGCCGCCCCGCGAGGGCACAGCAGGAACTTCCcaagtgcttttaaaataacttctttgCTGAAGTGAGAGGAAGAGTCTGAGTTGTCTTGTTTCTAGAAGAAACCTCTGAGAGAGCTCAGAACCAACCGAGCTTCAGCCCACTTCACACTCACCGGGCAATAAACTCTCCGTGCCGCCGCTGAGAGCAGTGAGGATGGGCAGGCGTGGCCGCGCCCCCCTCGGTAAGGCAACTACTACCGGCCCCTCCCAGAGACGGGGCTTTGGAGCTCATGTGGAGATTTTACCCCTCCTCCAACCATTCTGGGGAAAGATGCTGGACTGGGACTTTTCAGAAATTCTGTTTCTGGAAGAAActgtccctccctcacccccatcttGACTTTGTAACCTGGCTTATAACAGGCCATCCGTTTTTGTAGCACACTTTTGAAAAACTGTTATAACCTCGTCCATCTTTCTAGGGCCTGGACTTGCTCACACAGCAGGAAGAGCAAAGCCACCAACCTTTACACAGCCGGCTAATCATGGAAGTGTGTCCAGGCTTCAGATAACTTgagttttaatgttttcttgGCAGAGTAATGTAAAATTAAAGTGGggaaagatatttaatatttaatactaagctttaaaaagaaacctgCTATCATTGCTATGTATCTTGATGCAAAGACTATGATGATAATAAAAGAGTACAGAAGACACGCTTGGCATTCGGAGATGTAACATGTGTGGCCTCAGCTATTTGCACATAAGTCCAAAGGATTAAAACCGGTAAAATCATTTCAGATTCTGCTGAGGCGCAAATCGGAATCACAGGTACTGACAGGCTGGCGTTTGCGGGCCAGCGAAGAGGCCTAACTGAATTCCAGCATCTGCTCCTCCAGACCGCTTTACGCGTCTCTACTTGGCGCACAGACGTTTCCTGGAGAAGTTAGTACGCTGTAGTAGTCTTCAATAATTAGAAGATATCTGCCTTGCGAACATCAAAGGCCTACTACATAATATTAATACTTTAGACTTCAGTTCCTTTAAAACTGCCCTGATTAAGGTTGTCTCGTCAAGAGGTTATTCCATGCCTTTTTGTGCCTTTGCAAATTGTCCTCAGCCTGACAACGAGTTCTGTTCATTGGATGCAAAAGGCCTGCAGTAGTCACTTCTGAGCTAGTGCAGGCATTGGgtgggaatctttttttcttttaatttaatttctcgctacgccaggtcttagttgcagcacaagggatcttcgttgcagcgtgtggACTCATCGTTGCGGCAtgtatgcgggatctagttccctgactagggatcgaacccgggccccttgcattgagggcgtggagtcttacccactggaccaccagggaagtccccagatgggAATCTTCTTGAGTTACAGAGTTGGGTTCACTTTAAGGGTCGAGTCTGTACAACTAGGAGAAcaagtgatccttttaaaaaataatccaactaGGCCAACAAATCTCTACCTCCGGTggtaatcagggaaatgtaaattaaaaccaaaatgataaaccatttcACTCCTACCAGACTGGCACAAATTAAAAGTCCTAAGACTTGAGTGTCGGTGTGGATGTGGAGCAGACCAGATGCTGCTGGTGGAACCGTACGTAGTAGGGCCACTTTGGACATGGTGGAGTATACTTGTTACAACATTCAGACGTTACATGAAACAGTAAATGTGAGATGCATCTGATATGTATCCTAGGTtacttcattgaaaaaaaatgctgGTTCTGGGGTTTCCccggtggcacagcggttgagaacccgcctgccaacgcaggggacacgggttcgagccctgatctgggaagatgccacacgccgcagagcaactgagcccgtgtgccacaact
This genomic interval from Physeter macrocephalus isolate SW-GA chromosome 4, ASM283717v5, whole genome shotgun sequence contains the following:
- the ADIPOR1 gene encoding adiponectin receptor protein 1 isoform X1 — translated: MSSHKGPVVAQGSGAPAGNREADTVELAELGPLLEEQGKRGVASPTKGGCVFPSFLQAEEEQACPVPQEEEEEVRVLTLPLQAHHAMEKMEEFVYKVWEGRWRVIPYDVLPDWLKDNDYLLHGHRPPMPSFRACFRSIFRIHTETGNIWTHLLGFFALRPVGFVLFLFLGILTMLRPNMYFMAPLQEKVVFGMFFLGAVLCLSFSWLFHTVYCHSEKVSRTFSKLDYSGIALLIMGSFVPWLYYSFYCSPRPRLIYLSAVCVLGISAIVAAQWDRFATPKHRHTRAGVFLGLGLSGVVPTMHFTIAEGFVKATTVGQMGWFFLMAVMYITGAGLYAARIPERFFPGKFDIWFQSHQIFHVLVVAAAFVHFYGVSNLQEFRYGLEGGCTDDSLL
- the ADIPOR1 gene encoding adiponectin receptor protein 1 isoform X4 encodes the protein MSSHKGPVVAQGSGAPAGNREADTVELAELGPLLEEQGKRGVASPTKAEEEQACPVPQEEEEEVRVLTLPLQAHHAMEKMEEFVYKVWEGRWRVIPYDVLPDWLKDNDYLLHGHRPPMPSFRACFRSIFRIHTETGNIWTHLLGFVLFLFLGILTMLRPNMYFMAPLQEKVVFGMFFLGAVLCLSFSWLFHTVYCHSEKVSRTFSKLDYSGIALLIMGSFVPWLYYSFYCSPRPRLIYLSAVCVLGISAIVAAQWDRFATPKHRHTRAGVFLGLGLSGVVPTMHFTIAEGFVKATTVGQMGWFFLMAVMYITGAGLYAARIPERFFPGKFDIWFQSHQIFHVLVVAAAFVHFYGVSNLQEFRYGLEGGCTDDSLL
- the ADIPOR1 gene encoding adiponectin receptor protein 1 isoform X3; translated protein: MSSHKGPVVAQGSGAPAGNREADTVELAELGPLLEEQGKRGVASPTKAEEEQACPVPQEEEEEVRVLTLPLQAHHAMEKMEEFVYKVWEGRWRVIPYDVLPDWLKDNDYLLHGHRPPMPSFRACFRSIFRIHTETGNIWTHLLGFFALRPVGFVLFLFLGILTMLRPNMYFMAPLQEKVVFGMFFLGAVLCLSFSWLFHTVYCHSEKVSRTFSKLDYSGIALLIMGSFVPWLYYSFYCSPRPRLIYLSAVCVLGISAIVAAQWDRFATPKHRHTRAGVFLGLGLSGVVPTMHFTIAEGFVKATTVGQMGWFFLMAVMYITGAGLYAARIPERFFPGKFDIWFQSHQIFHVLVVAAAFVHFYGVSNLQEFRYGLEGGCTDDSLL
- the ADIPOR1 gene encoding adiponectin receptor protein 1 isoform X2: MSSHKGPVVAQGSGAPAGNREADTVELAELGPLLEEQGKRGVASPTKGGCVFPSFLQAEEEQACPVPQEEEEEVRVLTLPLQAHHAMEKMEEFVYKVWEGRWRVIPYDVLPDWLKDNDYLLHGHRPPMPSFRACFRSIFRIHTETGNIWTHLLGFVLFLFLGILTMLRPNMYFMAPLQEKVVFGMFFLGAVLCLSFSWLFHTVYCHSEKVSRTFSKLDYSGIALLIMGSFVPWLYYSFYCSPRPRLIYLSAVCVLGISAIVAAQWDRFATPKHRHTRAGVFLGLGLSGVVPTMHFTIAEGFVKATTVGQMGWFFLMAVMYITGAGLYAARIPERFFPGKFDIWFQSHQIFHVLVVAAAFVHFYGVSNLQEFRYGLEGGCTDDSLL